A window from Syntrophales bacterium encodes these proteins:
- a CDS encoding aspartate kinase gives MKTIIMKFGGSSLAEPEKIKLMAERAAFSRRRGLAVVMVVSAPANVTDDLLALSELLTSRPDPRELDALLAAGEQFCAALTAMAIAEKGVRAVSLTGVQAGIMTDSRHTDSDIISIRPARVLRELKKGRIAVVAGFQGAAKTGDIATLGRGGSDLTAVALARALKADICELYTDVKGIYTANPTVVPQAKKIPYISYDAVIQLARSGTEVRQFRAIAYAKKYSIPLHLRSSFENEEGTRVGNPGRVGPDPVVICFSIRGSGKSAELNLIGSKLDAAEIKKALRETASVSGCVLKKEIYAPDKITLVTSFQDGEPLLKALHKAFI, from the coding sequence ATGAAAACCATCATAATGAAATTCGGCGGCAGTTCCCTAGCTGAGCCTGAAAAAATAAAGCTCATGGCTGAGCGGGCGGCCTTTTCCCGCCGCCGGGGCCTTGCCGTGGTTATGGTGGTCTCGGCCCCGGCCAACGTCACGGACGACCTGCTGGCACTTTCAGAACTACTCACCTCCCGCCCGGACCCGCGCGAGCTGGACGCCCTGCTGGCCGCCGGCGAACAGTTCTGCGCCGCGCTGACGGCTATGGCTATAGCGGAAAAAGGCGTCCGGGCTGTTTCGCTCACAGGCGTCCAGGCCGGAATAATGACCGATTCCAGACACACGGACTCCGATATTATTTCGATCCGCCCCGCCCGAGTGCTGAGAGAACTGAAAAAAGGCCGGATCGCGGTCGTGGCTGGTTTCCAGGGCGCCGCTAAAACCGGAGATATTGCCACGCTGGGCCGCGGAGGCTCCGATCTTACGGCCGTAGCCTTGGCACGCGCGCTGAAAGCCGATATTTGCGAATTATATACCGATGTGAAGGGAATATACACGGCCAATCCCACTGTGGTGCCACAGGCAAAAAAAATACCATACATTTCATATGACGCGGTAATACAGCTGGCACGTTCCGGTACCGAGGTGCGCCAGTTCCGCGCCATAGCTTACGCGAAGAAATACTCCATACCACTGCACCTGCGCTCTTCTTTTGAAAACGAAGAGGGGACAAGAGTCGGGAACCCCGGACGCGTCGGCCCGGATCCGGTAGTGATCTGTTTTTCCATCCGCGGAAGCGGAAAGTCGGCCGAACTGAACCTTATCGGCTCAAAGCTGGACGCCGCCGAAATAAAAAAAGCGCTCAGAGAAACGGCCTCCGTCTCCGGCTGCGTTTTGAAAAAAGAGATTTACGCGCCGGATAAGATAACCCTCGTCACCTCTTTCCAGGACGGCGAACCGTTGCTGAAGGCGCTACATAAAGCGTTTATCTAA